In Mycobacterium gallinarum, a single window of DNA contains:
- a CDS encoding class I adenylate-forming enzyme family protein encodes MPDTIDQLVRLRAANEAGKPMVIDPDARLTYAELDATSRDLAAAFIATGVAKGTRVGLIMPNCAQWVQIAVALTRIGAVLVPLSTLLQPPELAAALRAASVQCLITVAEFRGHRYLDDLEPYRVDLPALRKVWTADRLPRPTDNAPVDAVAETVTPSDTLAIMFTSGSSGPPKGVIHSHGNALGAVRSGLAARCIDADTRLYLPMPFFWVGGFGSGVLSALLAGATLVTEQIPRPETTLRLLERERVTLFRGWPDQAAALARQTDAVAADLSSLRPGSLEALLPADQRAEPGARAKLFGMTESFGPYCGYPADTDMPRSAWGSCGKPFDGMEVRIVDPDDGTPVPRGTVGMIQLRGPHMMRGICRRSHHELFTADGFYPTGDLGHLDDDGFMFYHGRSDDMFKVSGATVYPSEVEDALRTIEGVGGAFVTEVDGAVGAVVISRLAAEEIRDAARQRLSAFKVPSVWLAVDSDDAVPRKATGKVDVPQLRELLREATGPHRAT; translated from the coding sequence ATGCCTGACACGATCGACCAGCTGGTGCGACTTCGAGCGGCCAACGAGGCGGGCAAGCCGATGGTCATCGACCCCGACGCCCGGCTCACGTACGCCGAACTCGACGCCACAAGCCGCGACCTGGCCGCCGCGTTCATCGCCACCGGTGTCGCCAAGGGCACGCGGGTGGGGCTGATCATGCCGAACTGTGCGCAGTGGGTACAGATCGCTGTGGCGCTCACCCGCATCGGCGCGGTGCTGGTGCCACTGAGCACGCTGCTGCAGCCGCCCGAGCTCGCCGCCGCGCTGCGCGCGGCTTCCGTCCAGTGCCTGATCACCGTGGCGGAATTCCGCGGCCACCGTTACCTCGACGACCTCGAGCCGTATCGGGTGGATCTCCCCGCACTTCGCAAAGTATGGACGGCCGACCGGCTTCCACGCCCCACCGACAATGCGCCCGTCGATGCGGTCGCCGAAACCGTCACGCCCAGCGACACACTCGCAATCATGTTCACATCGGGCAGCAGTGGCCCGCCCAAAGGTGTCATCCACTCGCACGGCAACGCGCTGGGCGCGGTGCGATCAGGCCTGGCGGCCCGCTGCATCGATGCCGACACCAGGCTGTATCTCCCGATGCCCTTCTTCTGGGTCGGCGGATTCGGCAGTGGTGTGCTGTCGGCACTGCTCGCCGGCGCCACGCTGGTCACCGAGCAGATCCCCCGCCCCGAGACGACGTTGCGACTGCTCGAGCGCGAACGCGTCACCCTGTTCCGCGGGTGGCCGGACCAGGCGGCGGCGCTGGCACGCCAAACTGATGCAGTGGCAGCCGATCTGTCATCGCTGCGTCCTGGCAGCCTCGAGGCGTTGTTACCCGCCGACCAGCGAGCCGAACCCGGCGCCAGGGCGAAGCTATTCGGGATGACCGAATCGTTCGGCCCATACTGCGGCTATCCGGCCGATACCGACATGCCGCGGTCGGCGTGGGGCAGCTGCGGAAAACCGTTCGACGGCATGGAGGTTCGGATCGTCGACCCCGACGATGGCACGCCCGTCCCCCGCGGCACTGTCGGGATGATCCAGCTCCGCGGACCCCACATGATGCGGGGCATCTGTCGCCGCAGTCACCATGAGCTGTTCACCGCCGACGGCTTCTACCCCACCGGCGACCTCGGCCACCTCGACGACGACGGTTTCATGTTCTACCACGGTCGCTCCGACGACATGTTCAAGGTCAGCGGCGCGACCGTGTACCCCAGCGAGGTCGAGGATGCGCTGCGCACGATCGAGGGGGTGGGCGGAGCCTTCGTCACGGAGGTGGACGGCGCCGTCGGCGCGGTCGTGATCTCCCGACTGGCTGCCGAAGAAATCCGGGATGCAGCACGCCAACGGTTGAGCGCCTTCAAGGTTCCCTCGGTGTGGCTGGCCGTCGACTCCGACGACGCGGTTCCCCGCAAGGCGACGGGCAAGGTCGATGTGCCCCAACTGCGCGAGCTACTGCGCGAGGCTACTGGACCACACCGCGCGACGTGA
- a CDS encoding class I adenylate-forming enzyme family protein has product MPDNTVAAVLREQVRRRGEHPLLICDSGRLSYAEAHQRSTKLACGLITLGAGKGTHVGVLYPNGPDFIVAMLAAARIGAVVIPFSTFATAPEMATQLAHADVEILLATASYRGHDYRERLAQIDRAGIPLLRHTFFDSAPPVAVDSELLEAMEDDVDASDTLAIVYTSGSTSAPKGVVHTHASLLDHQLVLNEIRGLGPTDRLFCNSPFFWIGGIAFSILAVMLAGATLVCSNAVDPGETLDLLEAEKPTMTNGFVGGITSLASHPSLPTRDLSSMRRGNLYPIMAPDVRPADPELRHTMLGMTETGSVITISEDESDQPEHRRGSFGRPAPGFDTKVVDDTGERVGAGELGELCVRGPFLMQRYYKRSREECFDADGWFHTGDLVRTDADGFVYFIGRRGAMIKTAGANVAPAEVEKAIAKVAGFAAHVVGIPDPERGQIVAAVVALDEGAEFDEDALRESLKSELSSYKIPRRFAAVPVAEIPVMSSGKVDMPRLTKVFDA; this is encoded by the coding sequence ATGCCTGACAACACCGTCGCCGCAGTGCTGCGAGAACAAGTGCGCCGCCGGGGCGAACATCCGCTGCTGATATGCGACAGCGGCCGCCTCAGCTACGCCGAGGCCCACCAACGCTCGACGAAGTTGGCATGCGGGCTGATCACGCTCGGCGCGGGTAAGGGCACTCACGTCGGAGTGCTGTACCCGAACGGGCCGGACTTCATCGTGGCAATGCTGGCCGCTGCCCGCATCGGCGCCGTCGTGATCCCCTTCTCGACCTTCGCCACCGCTCCCGAGATGGCGACGCAGCTCGCCCACGCCGACGTCGAGATCCTGCTCGCCACCGCTTCCTACCGCGGCCACGACTACCGCGAGAGATTGGCCCAGATCGACCGGGCCGGAATCCCGCTGCTACGGCACACCTTCTTCGATTCCGCGCCGCCGGTCGCCGTCGACTCGGAACTGCTGGAGGCGATGGAAGACGACGTCGACGCCTCGGACACGCTGGCGATCGTGTACACGTCGGGGTCGACGAGCGCACCGAAGGGTGTTGTCCATACACATGCGTCGCTACTCGACCATCAACTGGTGCTCAACGAGATCCGAGGGCTGGGCCCGACAGACAGATTGTTCTGCAACTCACCGTTCTTCTGGATAGGTGGTATCGCCTTCTCGATTCTGGCCGTGATGCTCGCCGGCGCCACGCTCGTGTGCTCCAACGCGGTCGACCCGGGCGAGACCCTTGACCTACTGGAAGCCGAAAAGCCCACCATGACGAATGGTTTCGTAGGCGGAATCACCTCGCTGGCCAGTCATCCCAGCCTCCCGACACGAGATCTGTCCTCGATGCGCCGCGGTAACCTCTACCCGATCATGGCTCCTGATGTGCGGCCGGCGGACCCCGAGCTGCGGCACACGATGCTCGGGATGACCGAGACCGGAAGCGTCATCACGATCAGCGAGGACGAATCCGACCAGCCCGAACATCGGCGTGGGTCGTTCGGCCGGCCGGCACCGGGATTCGACACCAAGGTCGTCGACGACACCGGCGAACGTGTCGGTGCCGGGGAGTTGGGTGAACTGTGTGTCCGCGGGCCATTTCTGATGCAACGCTATTACAAGCGCAGCCGTGAAGAGTGCTTCGACGCCGACGGATGGTTTCACACAGGCGATCTCGTCCGCACCGACGCCGACGGCTTCGTGTACTTCATCGGGCGACGCGGCGCAATGATCAAGACCGCGGGCGCCAACGTCGCGCCCGCCGAGGTGGAGAAGGCGATCGCCAAGGTTGCCGGATTCGCAGCGCACGTCGTCGGAATACCCGATCCCGAGCGCGGACAAATTGTGGCCGCGGTTGTTGCGCTGGACGAAGGTGCCGAATTCGACGAGGACGCGCTGCGTGAAAGCCTGAAGAGCGAGCTGTCGTCATACAAGATTCCGAGGCGCTTCGCCGCGGTGCCCGTCGCAGAGATTCCGGTGATGTCCAGCGGAAAAGTCGACATGCCCCGTCTCACAAAGGTCTTCGATGCCTGA
- a CDS encoding enoyl-CoA hydratase/isomerase family protein, producing MPMTSNSFETILLDVDATAHVATITLNRPDSLNAFNRAMCQEMAQAWRIVKLDDTVHAVVVRAAGDRAFSAGLDIKSPYGQPENVWNHEDPGEYLSPKWQKMWKPVVCAVQGMCTAGAFYFVNESDVVICSDDATFFDSHVSAGLVCALEPIGLMRRVGLGETLRIALMGNDERVSAGTALRIGLVSEVVSTDQLWARAHQIASAIAAKPPTATQGTVKAIWESLDKPYRAAMEQNLIYTRLGNPLGQAELADRAPDDTFTPRLR from the coding sequence ATGCCGATGACCTCGAACAGCTTCGAGACCATCCTGCTCGATGTGGACGCCACCGCGCACGTTGCGACGATCACGCTGAACCGGCCGGACTCGCTCAACGCGTTCAACAGGGCGATGTGTCAGGAAATGGCCCAGGCGTGGCGGATCGTCAAGCTCGACGACACGGTCCATGCCGTGGTCGTACGTGCGGCGGGCGATCGGGCATTCTCCGCCGGTCTAGACATCAAATCCCCGTATGGTCAGCCGGAGAACGTCTGGAATCACGAAGATCCGGGCGAGTACCTCAGCCCCAAGTGGCAGAAGATGTGGAAGCCCGTCGTATGCGCGGTGCAAGGCATGTGCACCGCGGGCGCGTTCTATTTCGTCAACGAATCCGACGTCGTCATCTGCAGTGACGACGCGACCTTTTTCGACTCGCATGTCAGCGCGGGTCTGGTGTGCGCTCTGGAACCGATCGGCCTGATGCGCCGCGTCGGCTTGGGCGAAACACTGCGAATCGCGCTGATGGGCAACGACGAACGCGTGAGCGCCGGCACCGCGCTGCGGATCGGCCTGGTGTCCGAGGTCGTCTCCACCGACCAGCTGTGGGCCCGCGCCCACCAGATCGCGTCCGCGATCGCGGCCAAACCTCCGACAGCAACCCAGGGCACTGTGAAAGCCATCTGGGAATCTCTGGACAAGCCCTACCGCGCGGCCATGGAGCAGAACCTGATTTACACGAGATTGGGAAACCCCCTCGGGCAGGCTGAACTCGCCGACCGCGCTCCCGACGACACATTCACACCGAGGCTGCGCTGA
- a CDS encoding class I adenylate-forming enzyme family protein → MAAHPLSRRISDVLDLRPKAPAIEYDAEWRTWGEIATLARRIEALDDAGRQVGILLRNKPSHVATFLGVLLAGGTVVVINPSRGDDRIRADIESLRLPLIIGTDKDLSTLVAPAAHTAAVAIAGLTDAPAVTAADEPTGDAGRAGVAVRMLTSGTTGPPKRIDLTYDMLARSVIGTDFDTAPSPTERRRGVAIVNAPLVHIGGVFRVLQCVCEARSFALLDRFELDRWADAVRRHRPQAVSLVPAALRTVLHSDLTRDDLHSIRAVTSGTAPLSAEDADAFTDKFGIPVLTSYAATEFGGGVAGWSLRDYQKYWATKRGSVGRATLGAQLRVVDDSGTPVADNQPGLLEVRPGQLGPTGDWMRTTDMARIDADGFLWILGRADQAIIRGGFKVMPDDVRGALESHPAVQGAAVVGRPDQRLGETPVAMVELRATVEADALLDHLRMRLASYEIPTDIAIVDQIPRTPSGKADLTAVRGHFDTVDHA, encoded by the coding sequence ATGGCCGCACATCCGCTCAGCCGGCGCATCAGCGATGTACTGGATCTGCGACCCAAGGCTCCCGCGATCGAGTACGACGCCGAATGGCGGACGTGGGGTGAGATCGCCACGTTGGCGCGTCGCATCGAGGCGCTCGATGACGCAGGGCGTCAGGTCGGAATCCTGTTGCGTAACAAACCGTCTCACGTCGCCACATTCCTCGGTGTGCTGCTGGCCGGCGGGACCGTCGTCGTCATCAACCCCTCGCGCGGCGACGATCGGATCCGAGCTGACATCGAATCACTGCGCCTCCCATTGATCATCGGTACGGACAAAGATCTGTCGACGCTGGTCGCACCGGCGGCGCACACCGCGGCCGTGGCAATCGCTGGGCTCACGGACGCGCCCGCCGTGACCGCGGCAGACGAGCCGACCGGTGATGCCGGCCGCGCCGGCGTCGCGGTACGGATGCTGACCAGTGGTACGACGGGTCCGCCCAAGCGCATCGATCTCACCTACGACATGCTGGCCCGCAGCGTGATCGGCACCGACTTCGACACCGCACCGTCACCGACCGAACGACGGCGTGGCGTGGCTATCGTCAATGCCCCGCTGGTGCACATCGGCGGCGTGTTCCGAGTACTCCAATGCGTCTGCGAAGCAAGGTCATTCGCACTGCTGGATCGCTTCGAGCTCGACCGGTGGGCCGATGCGGTCCGTCGACACCGCCCGCAGGCGGTATCGCTGGTTCCCGCGGCCCTGCGCACCGTGCTTCATTCCGACTTGACCCGCGACGACCTGCACAGCATCCGCGCGGTGACCTCGGGTACCGCGCCGTTGTCCGCGGAGGATGCCGACGCGTTCACCGACAAGTTCGGTATTCCGGTCCTGACGTCCTACGCCGCAACGGAGTTCGGCGGAGGGGTGGCCGGCTGGTCACTGCGTGACTACCAGAAGTACTGGGCTACCAAGCGTGGCAGCGTCGGCAGGGCCACGCTCGGAGCGCAGTTGCGTGTCGTCGACGACAGCGGCACGCCTGTCGCCGACAATCAGCCAGGGCTGCTCGAGGTGCGGCCGGGGCAGCTCGGGCCGACCGGGGACTGGATGCGGACCACCGATATGGCCCGCATCGACGCGGACGGATTTCTCTGGATTCTCGGCCGCGCCGATCAGGCGATCATCCGGGGTGGCTTCAAGGTGATGCCCGACGATGTGCGCGGCGCGTTGGAGAGCCATCCGGCGGTCCAGGGTGCGGCGGTGGTCGGCCGACCCGATCAGCGGCTCGGCGAGACACCGGTGGCGATGGTCGAACTGCGAGCGACCGTCGAGGCGGACGCACTGCTCGACCACTTGCGAATGCGATTGGCAAGCTATGAGATTCCCACCGATATCGCGATCGTCGACCAAATTCCCAGAACACCGTCGGGCAAGGCCGACCTGACCGCCGTCCGCGGACACTTCGACACCGTCGACCATGCCTGA
- a CDS encoding acetyl-CoA C-acetyltransferase, whose product MSREAVICEPVRTPIGRYGGMFKSLTAVDLGVTALTGLLERTGIDPAAVQDVILGHCYPSSEAPAIGRVVALDAGLPVTVPGMQVDRRCGSGLQAVIQACLQVANGDNDLVVAGGAESMSNVPFYSTDMRWGGARSGVQVHDALARGRTTAGGKHYPVPGGMLETAENLRKQYSISRQEQDELAVTSHQRAVAAQKDGILAEEIIPVTVSTRQGEELIDTDEHPRADTTVESLAMLKPVLLKSDPDATVTAGNASGQNDAASMCIVTTPEKAAELGLTPLVRLVSWGSAGVAPNIMGIGPVPATEAALAKAGLSLSDIDLIELNEAFAAQALAVMRAWEFTAADHDRTNVHGSGISLGHPVGATGGRMLATLARELNRRGARYGLETMCIGGGQGLAAIFERVSA is encoded by the coding sequence ATGAGTCGCGAAGCCGTCATCTGCGAACCGGTGCGGACGCCGATCGGCCGCTACGGCGGGATGTTCAAATCGTTGACCGCGGTGGACCTCGGCGTCACGGCGCTCACCGGGTTGCTCGAACGCACCGGGATCGATCCCGCGGCGGTGCAAGACGTCATCCTCGGGCACTGCTATCCGAGCAGTGAGGCACCCGCGATCGGCCGGGTCGTCGCGCTCGACGCCGGTCTGCCGGTGACGGTGCCGGGTATGCAGGTCGACCGCCGATGCGGCTCGGGTTTGCAGGCGGTGATCCAGGCGTGCCTGCAGGTTGCCAACGGGGACAACGACCTCGTCGTCGCGGGCGGTGCCGAGAGCATGAGCAATGTCCCCTTCTATTCCACCGACATGCGTTGGGGCGGAGCCCGATCCGGTGTCCAGGTGCACGACGCGCTCGCACGCGGACGCACCACCGCCGGCGGTAAGCACTATCCGGTCCCCGGAGGCATGCTGGAGACCGCGGAGAACCTCCGCAAGCAGTACTCGATCTCCAGGCAGGAGCAGGACGAGCTCGCGGTGACGTCGCACCAGCGGGCGGTCGCCGCGCAGAAGGACGGGATCCTCGCCGAGGAGATCATCCCCGTCACCGTCTCGACCCGTCAGGGTGAGGAACTGATCGACACCGACGAACACCCCCGCGCCGACACCACTGTGGAGTCGCTGGCGATGCTGAAACCTGTTCTGCTGAAGAGTGATCCCGACGCGACCGTCACGGCGGGCAATGCCAGCGGGCAGAACGACGCGGCATCCATGTGCATCGTGACCACGCCGGAGAAGGCCGCCGAACTCGGCCTCACGCCGCTGGTCCGGCTGGTGTCGTGGGGATCGGCAGGCGTGGCCCCCAACATCATGGGCATCGGGCCCGTACCCGCGACCGAAGCGGCACTCGCCAAGGCGGGACTGTCGCTCAGCGATATCGACCTGATCGAACTCAACGAGGCGTTCGCCGCACAGGCGCTGGCGGTGATGCGGGCGTGGGAATTCACCGCCGCCGATCACGACCGGACGAACGTGCACGGTTCGGGTATCTCGCTGGGCCACCCGGTCGGTGCGACCGGCGGACGAATGCTGGCGACACTCGCACGCGAGTTGAACCGCCGCGGTGCCCGGTACGGGTTGGAGACCATGTGCATCGGCGGCGGGCAGGGCCTGGCCGCGATCTTCGAAAGGGTGAGCGCATGA
- a CDS encoding acyl-CoA dehydrogenase family protein, translating into MSRIAQTLGLTEFQTEIVANVRQFVDKEIIPAAQELEHADTYPQAIVDQMREMGLFGLMIPEEYGGLGESLLTYALCVEELARGWMSVSGVINTHFIVAYMIRQHGTDAQKQHYLPRMATGETRGAFSMSEPELGSDVAAIRTRGKHNDDGTYTIDGQKMWLTNGGSSTLVAALVRTDEGADKPHRNLTAFLIEKPTGFGEVAPGLTIPGKIDKLGYKGIDTTELIFDGYVAQADDILGEAPGQGFFQMMDGIEVGRVNVSARACGVGIRAFELAVKYAQQRQTFGKPIAEHQAIAFQLAEMATKVEAAHLMMVNAARLKDSGERNDVAAGMAKYLASEFCSEVTQQSFRIHGGYGYSKEYEIERLMRDAPFLLIGEGTSEIQKNIISKRLLADYRI; encoded by the coding sequence ATGAGCAGGATCGCCCAGACGCTCGGTTTGACCGAGTTCCAGACCGAGATCGTCGCCAACGTACGGCAATTCGTTGACAAGGAGATCATTCCCGCCGCGCAGGAACTCGAACACGCAGACACCTACCCGCAGGCCATCGTGGACCAGATGCGGGAGATGGGTCTGTTCGGGTTGATGATCCCCGAGGAGTACGGCGGCCTCGGCGAGTCGCTGCTGACCTACGCGTTGTGCGTCGAGGAGCTTGCCCGCGGCTGGATGAGTGTCTCCGGCGTGATCAACACCCACTTCATCGTGGCGTACATGATCCGCCAGCACGGCACCGATGCGCAGAAGCAGCATTACCTGCCGCGGATGGCCACCGGCGAAACCCGCGGCGCGTTCTCGATGTCCGAACCCGAGCTCGGGTCCGACGTCGCAGCGATCCGCACCCGAGGCAAGCACAACGACGACGGCACGTACACGATCGACGGCCAGAAGATGTGGCTGACCAACGGCGGTAGCTCGACCCTGGTCGCGGCGCTGGTGCGCACCGACGAGGGCGCGGACAAGCCGCACCGCAACCTGACCGCCTTCCTGATCGAAAAGCCAACGGGCTTCGGTGAAGTCGCTCCGGGACTGACCATTCCCGGGAAGATCGACAAGCTGGGCTACAAGGGCATCGACACCACCGAGCTGATCTTCGACGGGTACGTTGCGCAGGCCGACGACATTCTCGGGGAAGCCCCCGGTCAGGGTTTCTTCCAGATGATGGACGGTATCGAGGTCGGTCGTGTCAACGTGTCGGCGAGGGCGTGCGGGGTCGGAATCCGCGCGTTCGAGCTCGCCGTGAAATACGCACAGCAGCGGCAGACGTTCGGCAAGCCGATCGCCGAACACCAGGCCATCGCGTTCCAGTTGGCCGAGATGGCGACCAAGGTCGAGGCGGCACATCTGATGATGGTCAACGCCGCGCGGCTGAAGGATTCCGGCGAACGTAACGACGTCGCGGCGGGAATGGCGAAATACCTTGCCAGCGAGTTCTGCTCGGAGGTGACCCAGCAGAGCTTCCGGATTCACGGCGGCTACGGCTACTCCAAGGAATACGAGATCGAGCGCCTGATGCGTGACGCGCCATTCCTGCTGATCGGCGAGGGGACCAGCGAAATCCAGAAGAACATCATCAGCAAGCGCCTGCTCGCCGACTATCGGATCTGA
- the fabG gene encoding 3-oxoacyl-ACP reductase FabG — translation MSLLTGQTAVVTGGAQGLGYAIAERFIAEGARVVLGDLDLGATEAAAKQLGGEQHALAVRCDVTKADEVDALVAAATERFGGLDIMVNNAGITRDATLRKMTEEQFDQVIAVHLKGTWNGTKAAAAIMRENKRGAIVNMSSISGKVGLIGQTNYSAAKAGIVGMTKAAAKELAHLGVRVNAIQPGLIRSAMTEAMPQHIWDQKLAEVPMGRAGEPAEVAKVALFLASDLSSYMTGTVLEVTGGRHV, via the coding sequence GTGTCGTTGCTGACAGGTCAGACCGCGGTCGTCACCGGAGGCGCGCAGGGCCTCGGGTACGCGATCGCGGAGCGGTTCATCGCCGAGGGCGCGCGCGTCGTGCTCGGTGATCTGGACCTCGGCGCCACCGAGGCCGCGGCGAAACAACTCGGGGGAGAGCAACATGCGCTCGCCGTCCGCTGCGATGTGACGAAGGCCGATGAGGTGGATGCGCTGGTCGCCGCCGCGACCGAACGGTTCGGTGGCCTGGACATCATGGTCAACAACGCCGGGATCACCCGCGATGCGACGCTTCGCAAGATGACCGAGGAGCAGTTCGACCAGGTGATCGCCGTCCACCTGAAGGGCACGTGGAACGGCACCAAGGCGGCGGCGGCGATCATGCGCGAGAACAAGCGCGGCGCGATCGTCAACATGTCGTCGATCTCGGGCAAGGTCGGTTTGATCGGCCAGACGAACTACTCGGCGGCCAAGGCGGGCATCGTCGGCATGACGAAGGCCGCGGCCAAGGAACTCGCTCATCTCGGCGTGCGGGTCAACGCGATCCAGCCGGGGCTCATCCGATCCGCGATGACCGAGGCCATGCCCCAACATATTTGGGACCAGAAGCTGGCGGAGGTACCGATGGGCCGCGCCGGCGAACCGGCTGAAGTGGCCAAGGTCGCGCTGTTTCTCGCCAGCGATCTGTCGTCCTACATGACCGGCACGGTCCTCGAGGTGACAGGTGGGAGGCACGTATGA
- a CDS encoding acyl-CoA dehydrogenase family protein gives MTTTEVSDEDFQEILAQTRTFVRTAVVPREQEILADDRVPDDLRDQAKKMGLFGYAIPQEWGGLGLNLAQDVELAMELGYTSLALRSMFGTNNGIAGQVLVGFGTDEQKAQWLEPMATGDVVASFALTEPGAGSNPSGLRTKAVRDGSGDNPDWIINGQKRFITNAPTANLFIVFARTRPADDDGAGIAVFLVPADAPGVVVGAKDAKMGQEGAWTSDVSFDDVRVSASALIGGSEDIGYRAAMISLARGRVHIAALSVGTAQRALDESVAYAATATQGGTPIGNFQLVQAMIADQQTGVLAGRALVRETARAWVSGEDRRIAPSAAKLFCTEMVGQVADLAVQIHGGSGYMREVPVERIYRDVRLLRLYEGTSEIQRLIIGANLVKTAQQDSR, from the coding sequence ATGACGACGACCGAAGTCAGCGACGAGGACTTTCAAGAGATCCTGGCGCAGACACGCACCTTCGTGCGCACCGCCGTCGTCCCGCGCGAACAGGAGATCCTCGCCGACGACCGCGTGCCCGACGATCTGCGCGACCAAGCCAAGAAGATGGGCTTGTTCGGCTACGCGATCCCCCAGGAGTGGGGCGGGCTCGGCCTGAACCTGGCGCAGGACGTCGAACTGGCGATGGAGCTGGGCTACACGTCGCTGGCGCTGCGGTCGATGTTCGGCACCAACAACGGCATCGCCGGGCAGGTTCTCGTCGGGTTCGGCACCGACGAGCAGAAGGCGCAGTGGCTCGAGCCGATGGCCACTGGCGACGTCGTCGCCTCCTTCGCATTGACCGAACCGGGCGCCGGGTCGAATCCGTCCGGCCTCCGGACAAAGGCGGTCCGCGATGGCTCGGGAGACAACCCAGACTGGATCATCAACGGCCAGAAGCGTTTCATCACCAACGCACCGACCGCGAACCTGTTCATCGTGTTTGCGCGCACCCGCCCGGCCGACGACGACGGCGCGGGCATCGCGGTCTTTCTCGTGCCCGCCGACGCGCCCGGCGTGGTCGTCGGCGCCAAGGACGCCAAGATGGGCCAGGAAGGCGCGTGGACGTCGGACGTCAGCTTCGACGACGTTCGCGTGTCCGCCTCCGCGCTCATCGGCGGCAGTGAGGACATCGGATACCGCGCCGCCATGATCTCGCTGGCCCGTGGCCGCGTTCACATCGCCGCGCTGTCCGTGGGCACCGCGCAGCGCGCGCTCGACGAGTCCGTCGCCTACGCGGCGACGGCCACCCAGGGCGGCACACCAATCGGCAACTTCCAGCTCGTGCAGGCCATGATCGCCGATCAACAAACCGGCGTGCTGGCCGGCCGAGCCCTGGTGCGGGAGACCGCACGGGCGTGGGTCAGCGGAGAAGATCGTCGGATCGCGCCGTCCGCGGCAAAGCTGTTCTGCACCGAAATGGTCGGCCAGGTAGCCGATCTCGCGGTCCAGATCCACGGCGGAAGCGGCTACATGCGCGAAGTGCCCGTGGAACGCATCTACCGCGACGTGCGCTTGCTGCGACTCTACGAGGGCACCAGCGAAATCCAGCGGCTCATCATTGGGGCGAACCTCGTCAAGACAGCACAACAGGACAGCAGATGA
- a CDS encoding GntR family transcriptional regulator has translation MSVPELPHALARTQLAEDVARIVRKRIFDGSYAAGTYVRLDQLAADLGVSVTPVREALFELKAEGLLAQQPHRGFVVLPVTGRDLTDVSDVQAYIGGELAARAATNITDDQLRALQQIQSDLEDAYAADDDERAVRLNHEFHRAINVASDSPKLAQLMSQITRYAPESVFPIIAGWPEKSNKHHRRLLLALEKRDENLARTAMSEHLAAGAKPLIEHLTSRGVVQ, from the coding sequence GTGTCCGTTCCCGAGCTTCCCCACGCGCTGGCCAGGACGCAACTGGCCGAAGACGTCGCGCGCATCGTGCGTAAGCGGATCTTCGACGGCTCCTACGCCGCAGGGACCTACGTGCGGCTGGACCAACTCGCGGCGGATCTCGGCGTCAGTGTCACCCCGGTGCGCGAGGCGTTGTTCGAATTGAAGGCCGAGGGCCTGCTCGCACAACAGCCGCATCGCGGCTTCGTGGTGCTGCCGGTGACCGGTCGCGACCTCACCGACGTGTCCGACGTGCAGGCCTATATCGGGGGTGAACTCGCCGCGCGCGCAGCAACCAACATCACCGACGATCAACTACGTGCACTTCAGCAGATCCAGTCCGATCTGGAAGACGCGTACGCCGCCGATGACGACGAACGCGCGGTGCGGCTCAACCACGAGTTCCATCGTGCGATCAACGTCGCCTCGGATTCGCCGAAACTCGCGCAGCTGATGTCGCAGATCACCCGCTACGCGCCCGAATCGGTGTTCCCGATCATCGCGGGCTGGCCGGAGAAGTCGAACAAGCACCATCGCCGGTTGCTGCTCGCGTTGGAAAAGCGCGACGAGAACCTCGCTCGCACAGCGATGTCCGAGCATCTGGCGGCCGGGGCCAAGCCGCTGATCGAGCACCTCACGTCGCGCGGTGTGGTCCAGTAG